The following coding sequences lie in one Lolium perenne isolate Kyuss_39 chromosome 2, Kyuss_2.0, whole genome shotgun sequence genomic window:
- the LOC127331512 gene encoding WEB family protein At2g38370 isoform X1 produces the protein MTGEVLHDLPPAVGGGRAEIDTSAPFESVREAVDRFGGSAAWSSHLVRRIFAHHKKQDQRAAGTEDDEQCVSLEQQTAQLERELGVKERETLDVLKELEAAKRVIADLKLKILKKTIEILQPAEPEEKQQPEDSCCITEVHTAEHEGQQPEGNNCSNSEVPTEEPEEKKLSEGNAEADVEMCGGLNEQEQKPEDSCCITEVPTAEHGEKLFARNAETDVEMCGRLTEQEQHHHPAASVLMELERAKSNLNRTTSDLAAIRASIESLRNDILTEKMLVERRREKVSSNATLVSSLEEELDQTTQQVQTLKDLQRRRQDPSGIFIEIKRMTSEIEQLRNAANASKSEAMMLAAEIEQTKATIGTAEVRCLAAKKMEEAARAAEALALAEIKALLSSEASAEGLQGTDGVDLSVEEYFELASKAREADESSRNKVAAAMVHVDEANQSKSESLTRLEEAKLEVEECKRALQEALKRVDTANRGKFAAEETLLRGRSESGHKRRSLRGSPKFKHAAHRHKDSRCTDIVDVSSNSLKPTLSIGQILSMKLMGPDGYDKSVSDDTSETSNVSLGQILNRRQAILYNSDTSANKKFSGKRKKFAFTGLSVFLAKQAKSKKKRGSD, from the exons ATGACCGGCGAGGTGCTGCACGACCTTCCCCCGGCGGTCGGCGGCGGCAGGGCGGAGATCGACACCTCGGCGCCGTTCGAGTCCGTGCGCGAGGCCGTCGACCGCTTCGGCGGCAGCGCCGCCTGGAGCTCCCACCTCGTCCGCCGCATCTTCGCGCACCACAAG AAACAGGACCAGCGTGCGGCGGGGACTGAAGACGACGAGCAGTGCGTCAGCCTGGAGCAGCAGACCGCGCAGCTGGAGAGGGAGCTCGGGGTCAAGGAGAGGGAGACGCTCGATGTGCTCAAGGAACTGGAGGCCGCCAAGAGGGTTATCGCGGATTTGAAGCTCAAGATACTCAAGAAAACAATTGAGATACTGCAGCCTGCAGAACCTGAAGAGAAGCAGCAGCCGGAGGATAGCTGCTGTATCACTGAAGTGCACACTGCAGAACATGAAGGGCAGCAGCCTGAGGGTAACAACTGCTCCAACAGTGAAGTGCCCACGGAAGAACCTGAAGAAAAGAAGCTGTCCGAGGGAAATGCTGAAGCTGATGTGGAGATGTGTGGCGGTCTCAATGAACAAGAGCAGAAGCCTGAGGACAGCTGCTGTATCACTGAAGTACCCACGGCAGAACACGGTGAGAAGCTGTTTGCGAGAAATGCTGAAACTGATGTTGAGATGTGTGGCCGTCTCACCGAACAAGAGCAGCACCATCACCCTGCTGCCTCGGTTCTAATGGAGCTTGAGCGGGCAAAGTCGAACCTGAACAGAACCACGAGCGATCTGGCTGCCATAAGAGCCTCCATCGAGTCGCTGCGCAACGACATTCTGACCGAGAAGATGCTGGTGGAGAGACGCCGAGAGAAGGTGTCCTCTAATGCCACATTGGTCTCCTCTCTGGAGGAGGAGCTGGACCAGACCACACAGCAGGTGCAGACGCTCAAGGATCTGCAGCGAAGGCGCCAAGATCCCTCGGGCATTTTCATCGAGATCAAGAGGATGACTTCTGAGATAGAGCAGCTCAGGAATGCAGCAAACGCGTCGAAATCTGAAGCCATGATGCTAGCTGCTGAAATTGAGCAGACGAAGGCTACCATCGGCACTGCTGAAGTCAGGTGTCTTGCAgccaagaagatggaggaagcagCAAGAGCAGCTGAGGCTCTTGCGCTCGCGGAGATCAAGGCCCTACTAAGCAGCGAAGCCTCGGCTGAAGGTCTCCAGGGCACAGATGGAGTGGACCTTTCAGTGGAAGAGTACTTTGAGCTGGCTTCGAAGGCTCGAGAGGCCGATGAAAGCTCAAGGAACAAGGTTGCAGCTGCCATGGTACATGTTGATGAAGCCAACCAATCAAAGTCAGAGTCACTCACAAGACTAGAGGAAGCCAAACTGGAGGTTGAGGAATGCAAGAGAGCACTACAAGAGGCCCTGAAGAGGGTTGATACCGCCAACCGAGGGAAGTTTGCAGCGGAAGAGACCCTTCTCAGAGGGCGATCTGAGAGTGGACACAAGAGGCGCTCGCTCCGTGGCTCTCCCAAGTTCAAACATGCAGCACATCGTCACAAAGATTCTCGTTGCACGGATATCGTTGATGTTTCAAGCAACTCCCTGAAGCCGACGCTGTCCATCGGGCAGATACTGAGTATGAAGCTAATGGGGCCTGATGGGTATGACAAAAGCGTTTCGGATGACACGAGCGAAACTTCTAATGTCTCCCTTGGTCAGATCCTGAACAGAAGGCAGGCGATCTTGTATAACAGTGATACAAGTGCTAACAAGAAATTCTCTGGAAAGAGGAAGAAGTTTGCCTTCACTGGACTTTCAGTTTTCTTGGCAAAACAAGCCAAGAGCAAGAAGAAGAGAGGATCCGATTAA
- the LOC127331512 gene encoding WEB family protein At2g38370 isoform X2 has protein sequence MTGEVLHDLPPAVGGGRAEIDTSAPFESVREAVDRFGGSAAWSSHLVRRIFAHHKDQRAAGTEDDEQCVSLEQQTAQLERELGVKERETLDVLKELEAAKRVIADLKLKILKKTIEILQPAEPEEKQQPEDSCCITEVHTAEHEGQQPEGNNCSNSEVPTEEPEEKKLSEGNAEADVEMCGGLNEQEQKPEDSCCITEVPTAEHGEKLFARNAETDVEMCGRLTEQEQHHHPAASVLMELERAKSNLNRTTSDLAAIRASIESLRNDILTEKMLVERRREKVSSNATLVSSLEEELDQTTQQVQTLKDLQRRRQDPSGIFIEIKRMTSEIEQLRNAANASKSEAMMLAAEIEQTKATIGTAEVRCLAAKKMEEAARAAEALALAEIKALLSSEASAEGLQGTDGVDLSVEEYFELASKAREADESSRNKVAAAMVHVDEANQSKSESLTRLEEAKLEVEECKRALQEALKRVDTANRGKFAAEETLLRGRSESGHKRRSLRGSPKFKHAAHRHKDSRCTDIVDVSSNSLKPTLSIGQILSMKLMGPDGYDKSVSDDTSETSNVSLGQILNRRQAILYNSDTSANKKFSGKRKKFAFTGLSVFLAKQAKSKKKRGSD, from the exons ATGACCGGCGAGGTGCTGCACGACCTTCCCCCGGCGGTCGGCGGCGGCAGGGCGGAGATCGACACCTCGGCGCCGTTCGAGTCCGTGCGCGAGGCCGTCGACCGCTTCGGCGGCAGCGCCGCCTGGAGCTCCCACCTCGTCCGCCGCATCTTCGCGCACCACAAG GACCAGCGTGCGGCGGGGACTGAAGACGACGAGCAGTGCGTCAGCCTGGAGCAGCAGACCGCGCAGCTGGAGAGGGAGCTCGGGGTCAAGGAGAGGGAGACGCTCGATGTGCTCAAGGAACTGGAGGCCGCCAAGAGGGTTATCGCGGATTTGAAGCTCAAGATACTCAAGAAAACAATTGAGATACTGCAGCCTGCAGAACCTGAAGAGAAGCAGCAGCCGGAGGATAGCTGCTGTATCACTGAAGTGCACACTGCAGAACATGAAGGGCAGCAGCCTGAGGGTAACAACTGCTCCAACAGTGAAGTGCCCACGGAAGAACCTGAAGAAAAGAAGCTGTCCGAGGGAAATGCTGAAGCTGATGTGGAGATGTGTGGCGGTCTCAATGAACAAGAGCAGAAGCCTGAGGACAGCTGCTGTATCACTGAAGTACCCACGGCAGAACACGGTGAGAAGCTGTTTGCGAGAAATGCTGAAACTGATGTTGAGATGTGTGGCCGTCTCACCGAACAAGAGCAGCACCATCACCCTGCTGCCTCGGTTCTAATGGAGCTTGAGCGGGCAAAGTCGAACCTGAACAGAACCACGAGCGATCTGGCTGCCATAAGAGCCTCCATCGAGTCGCTGCGCAACGACATTCTGACCGAGAAGATGCTGGTGGAGAGACGCCGAGAGAAGGTGTCCTCTAATGCCACATTGGTCTCCTCTCTGGAGGAGGAGCTGGACCAGACCACACAGCAGGTGCAGACGCTCAAGGATCTGCAGCGAAGGCGCCAAGATCCCTCGGGCATTTTCATCGAGATCAAGAGGATGACTTCTGAGATAGAGCAGCTCAGGAATGCAGCAAACGCGTCGAAATCTGAAGCCATGATGCTAGCTGCTGAAATTGAGCAGACGAAGGCTACCATCGGCACTGCTGAAGTCAGGTGTCTTGCAgccaagaagatggaggaagcagCAAGAGCAGCTGAGGCTCTTGCGCTCGCGGAGATCAAGGCCCTACTAAGCAGCGAAGCCTCGGCTGAAGGTCTCCAGGGCACAGATGGAGTGGACCTTTCAGTGGAAGAGTACTTTGAGCTGGCTTCGAAGGCTCGAGAGGCCGATGAAAGCTCAAGGAACAAGGTTGCAGCTGCCATGGTACATGTTGATGAAGCCAACCAATCAAAGTCAGAGTCACTCACAAGACTAGAGGAAGCCAAACTGGAGGTTGAGGAATGCAAGAGAGCACTACAAGAGGCCCTGAAGAGGGTTGATACCGCCAACCGAGGGAAGTTTGCAGCGGAAGAGACCCTTCTCAGAGGGCGATCTGAGAGTGGACACAAGAGGCGCTCGCTCCGTGGCTCTCCCAAGTTCAAACATGCAGCACATCGTCACAAAGATTCTCGTTGCACGGATATCGTTGATGTTTCAAGCAACTCCCTGAAGCCGACGCTGTCCATCGGGCAGATACTGAGTATGAAGCTAATGGGGCCTGATGGGTATGACAAAAGCGTTTCGGATGACACGAGCGAAACTTCTAATGTCTCCCTTGGTCAGATCCTGAACAGAAGGCAGGCGATCTTGTATAACAGTGATACAAGTGCTAACAAGAAATTCTCTGGAAAGAGGAAGAAGTTTGCCTTCACTGGACTTTCAGTTTTCTTGGCAAAACAAGCCAAGAGCAAGAAGAAGAGAGGATCCGATTAA